TAAGTCAAAAGTATTTAAGACACCATTATCAGTTATATATCCGTAATTATAAGTGGGGTCAATATTGCTTACTGAAAATTCTACTTCGGTGTTTAAGTTGTTTGAGATTTGATGCTCGAATGCTATAGCCTTTGTGATGTGTTTATGGAATAAATCGATGTTAAGTAAACGGGGTTCAAATAATTGAAAAAAACGTTTATCAGTTAAAAATTTGGTGCTTCCGGTTTCTTCTAAGTCGTCGGTATAGGTAAGTGTCATCCAAGTATTGGTTTCTTTGTCTAAATGAAAACTACTGCCAATACTGTATTTAAAACGGTGGTCTCTAAACCCATAAACCCCGTAGCCATTCATTTTTATTTTTTTTGAAAACGCATCGTTTGTAATACCACCAATTCCTGTTCGCACACCTTCATATTGATTGTATTTTATAAGATACTTTAAGTCGAAATTGAAATATTTTGTGGGAATGTATCCGTTGCTAAGAGCTTTTGCAAAGGCGCTTTTTTTAATAGAATCCTGAGCGGTTTCTAAATAGGTTTCATGACTGGATTGTGCTTGAAATATTGTAGCATACAAAGTAAAAAAGAAGAAGATACAATATTTATACATAGGAATAATGCAAAAGCTATAGTTTGTAAAAAAAGCGACTTGTTAGTCGCTTTAAAATAAATTCGTTTAAACTTTTTTGATTGAAACAAAAATTAGTCATTTTATATTCGGTTGAAGGCTTTTTTGAGTTGCATAGCAGGGCTATGGAAGAATGAAAAGACAAAAAAGCGAGTGCAAAAAGACCATTTTTTAATCAATTGTGAAAAGTTTAAACGAGTTCAATTATACAGTCATAATTTCCTTTTCTTTGGTCTCGAAAAGGTCATCAATCTTTTTAACGTATTTATCTGTTAAATGTTGTACATCTACTTCGGCGTTCTTTTTTAGGTCTTCAGAAACGTCGTCTAATTTTTTAATCTCGTTGTTGGCGTCTTTTCTAGCAGAACGAACCCCTATTTTAGCGTCTTCAGCTTCAGCTTTGGCTTGTTTTGCCAAATCACGTCGACGTTCTTCAGTTAAAGGTGGTACATTAATGATGATGGTATCGCCATTGTTCATTGGGTTGAAACCAAGATTTGCAATTTGAATGCCTTTTTCAATTTCTTGAAGCATCTTTTTTTCCCAAGGCTGTACTGTAATAGTTCTACCATCGGGGGTGTTTACATTAGCAACTTGGGTTAAGGGTGTTTGGGCACCATAATAATTAACCATAACACTTCCAAGCATCGCAGGACTTGCTTTTCCCGCTCTAATATTAACAAATTGCTTTTCTAAATGCTTGATGGCACTATCCATTGCTTCTTTTGCAGTGTCTAATATAAATTGTATGTCTTCATTCATAACATTATTTTTTCAATCAATTACTCAAAAATTACGCCAAATTTAGAGGTTTACTTCGGTACCTACTTTTTCGCCAGAAACAACTTTTAGTAAGTTGCCCTTTTTATTCATATCAAATACTATTATTGGAAGTTGGTTTTCCTGACTAAGCGTAAAAGCCGTGGTGTCCATTACTTTTAAGCCTTTTCGCAACACATCATCAAACGATATAAAATTGAATTTAATCGCTTTAGCATCTTTTTCTGGGTCTACATTATAAATACCATCAACACGTGTTCCTTTTAAAATAACATCGGCTTCAATTTCGATAGCACGTAAAACGGCTGCAGAATCGGTAGTAAAATAAGGATTTCCGGTGCCACCACCAAAAATAACAACACGTCCTTTTTCTAAGTGTCGCATGGCTTTGCGTCTAATAAAGGGTTCTGCAACTTGGTTAATATGCACAGCAGATTGTAAACGTGTTGGTAATCCAGCATCTTCTAAGGCACTTTGTAAAGCTAAGCCGTTTATAACGGTTGCTAGCATACCCATATGGTCGCCTTGTACGCGATCCATACCATTGCTTGCTCCAGCTACACCTCTAAAAATATTACCTCCACCAATGACTATGGCGACTTCTACGCCTTTATCGGTAATGGCTTTAATGTCTTGTGCATATTCGGATAAACGTTCTGGATCGATACCATATTGGCGATCTCCCATTAGGGCTTCACCAGATAGTTTTAAAAGAATTCTTTTATATTTCATCTGTAATTTTTATTGCTTATAAAGGTCAGATGCAATTCGCAAATTAACTATTTAGTTGTTTTCACAATATTATTAGTTGCTTATTACATCTTAATTTTTGAAAGTTCAGCAAATATAAACAATATCTTAAATTGCTAAAGCGGAATTTTTATGAAGTGGCTTAAACTTTTTCGATTGAAGCGAAAATCAGTCATTTTTTTGTCCAATCGAAGTCTTTTTAGAGTTGCATAGCATTGCTACGGAAAGAAAAAAAGACATAGAGTGGGCAAAAAGGGCGGTTTTTTAGCCAATTGGAAAAAATTTAAACCACTTCTATAAAAAAAACCACTACCTGATATAGTGTAGTGGTTTTTTTGAAAATTTTATTGTTTTATTAGATTTTCATTTCCTGAAAAAATGAAAATTATCCTAAAGCAACACGTTTAAATCCTGAAATAGCAACATCTCCGTAAGATGCAACATATTTAGCAACATTTATTTTATCATCTTTAATAAAGTTTTGATCTAATAAACATTGTTCTTGGTCTAAAGTAGTGTTATCTGAAATGAAACGTTCAATTTTACCTGGTAAAATTTTGTCCCAAATTTGTTCTGGTTTACCTTCTGCTTTTAATTGAGCTTTTGCTTCTTCTTCTGCTTTAGCTAATACCTCTGGCGTTAATTGTGCCATAGAAATATATTGAGGTACGTTTTTAAGTGTTTTACCTAAACGCGCTAATTCTTCGTTGTCTTTTTCAATAACAGCAATTCTTGCCTCTAATTCTGAAGCAATAAAAGCAGGATCGAAATCTTTGTAAGATAATGTAGAAGCTCCCATAGAAGCTACTTGCATAGCAACGTCTTTTGCTAATGTTTCAGCATTTTTCACATTAGCCGTTAAACCTACTAAAGCAGCAATCTTGTTAATATGAACATAGCTACCAACATAAGGTGCTTCTAATTTTTCAAAAGCATTGATATCTAATTTCTCACCAATAACACCAGTTTGCTCAATTAATTTATCAGCAACTGTCATCCCACCAAAATCGGCAGCTAAAAGCTCCTCTTTTGTGTTGTAGTTAAAAGCTAAATCTGCTAATTGGTTTGCTAAAGCAATAAAGTTTTCGTTTTTACCAACAAAGTCGGTTTCGCAACCTAAAACAATAGCAACACCTACGGTATTGTCTGCATTGACTTTTGCAATGGCAGCACCTTCAGAAGACTCACGGTCTGCTCTGTTAGCAGCAACTTTTTGACCTTTTTTACGTAAAACTTCAATAGCTTTGTCGAAATTACCTTCAGCTTCAACTAAAGCTTTTTTACAATCCATCATTCCTGCACCAGTAGCTTGTCTTAATTTATTAACCTCAGCTGCTGTAATTTTTACTGTAGATTCCATATATTTTTAAAATTTAAAAAAGTCGTTCAAATATTCCTGTAAAGAAAATAATTAAACGACTTATTTGTATTGTGAAATTGTTAATTATTCTTCCTCGTCGGCAACAACAGCTTTAGAAGCACGTTTTTTTGTTGGTGCCACTACTACGTCGTCATCTTCTTGGTCTGTATCTTTATCAGCTTTTCTATCGGCTAAACCAGCAGCAATAGATGCTGTTACATAAGATAGCACTTTATCGATTGATTTAGAAGCATCATCATTTGCAGGTATAACATAATCAACTTGACGTGGATCGGAGTTGGTATCAACCATTGCAAAAATAGGAATGTTTAATTTTTGAGCTTCTTTAATAGCGATGTGCTCACGTTTAATATCAACTACAAATAATGCACCTGGTAAACGTGTCATGTCTGCAATAGAACCTAAGTTTTTCTCTAACTTAGCTCTTAAACGATCTACTTGTAAACGCTCTTTTTTAGAAAGCGTTAAGAACGTACCGTCTTTTTTCATTCTATCAATAGAAGCCATTTTTTTAACAGCTTTTCTGATAGTAATAAAGTTAGTTAACATACCACCTGGCCATCTTTCTGTGATGTAAGGCATGTTAATAGTGCCCGCTTTTTCAGCTACAATATCTTTTGCTTGTTTTTTTGTTGCAACGAATAAAATTTTACGACCTGATGCTGCAATTTTAGCTAATGCTTCTCCTGCTTCATCAATTTTTGCCGCTGTTTTATAAAGGTTTATAATATGGATGCCGTTGCGCTCCATATATACGTAAGGCGCCATGTTTGGATCCCATTTACGTGTAAGGTGACCGAAGTGTACACCTGCTTCAAGTAATTCTTTTACTTCTACTGCCATTTTGTAATAGTTTACGTTCTGTTGAATTAGCAATGTTCCTTTGGGCTTTAGGCTTTAAGCTTAATGCTTTAGGCTTCATTTAGATGCTAAACTAAATCCTGCTTTTACGCTAGGACAACAATAACTGAGTTAAATTTTAATAATGCTGAATTTATTTCAGCATCTGCTTAATTGAATTTGATAAAGGTATCTGATTGAAAGATCCTGAATCAAGTTCAGGATATTAACGTTTAGAGAACTGGAATTTCTTACGCGCTTTTTTCTGACCGAATTTTTTACGCTCTACCATTCTTGGGTCTCTTGTTAATAAGCCTTCTGGTTTAAGTGTTAATCTGTTTTCTGCATCTACTTCGCACATAGCACGAGAGATTGCTAAACGAACAGCTTCTGCTTGACCAGTAATACCGCCACCTAATACATTTACTGTAATATCAAAGTTACCTTCGTTATTAGTCATAGCTAATGGTTGGTTTACTTTGTATTGTAAAGTAGATGTAGTAAAGTAAGCGTTTAATTCTTTTTTGTTTACTGTGATGTTCCCTTTTCCTGGGGCAACATATACACGAGCAACTGCCGTTTTTCTACGGCCAATTTTGTGAATTACTTCCATTACTTGAATTCGTTTAAGTTAATTGTTTTTGGTTTTTGAGCTGCATGCGTATGCTCTGAACCAACAACAACGTTTAAATTACGGAATAAATCTGCACCTAATTTGTTTTTAGGTAACATTCCTTTTACTGATTTCTCTACTACTCTTGCAGGATCTTTTCCAAACAATTCGGTAGCAGTTAAACTTCTTTGACCACCCGGATACCCTGTGTGACGAATGTACGTTTTATCGTTCCACTTGTTTCCTGTTAAGTTGATTTTTTCTGAGTTGATAACAATTACGTTATCACCACAATCAACGTGTGGTGTGAAGCTAGGTTTATGTTTGCCTCTTAAAAGTTTTGCAACTTTTGAAGCTAAACGACCCAAAGATTGACCTTCAGCGTCAACTAAAACCCACTGCTTATCTACAGTTGCTTTGTTAGCTGAAATGGTTTTGTAGCTTAATGTGTCCACGTTATTAATTATTTTTATTAAACATTCCTCTCTCAAAAAGAGTTTGCAAATGTACGACAATCTATGTGATTACCAAATAGTAAACGGGAAATTTTATTTACCAAGTGTTCTATTGAAAATTAGAGATATTAATATTTTGTATTAAACATTAAAAAGAAGGCTTGGTTCACTTTAAAAATGATATTGAAAAGGTGCGATTTTTTGATAAAACACTATTTTTCTATTTAAATAGCTTGTCCAAACGTTATTAAATTATTATCTGGGTCAAGTATAGAGAATTCTTTTTGCCCCCATGGCTTTACTTGTAAATGCCCTGCGGGATGAATAGTTATTTTCTTTTCTAAAAATGATTTGTAAAGTGTATCAATAGCATTCGTTCGGATATAAATTTGTCCATAATTTACTTTAGGGTTAAGTTCTTTGTATTCAAAAAAATGGATTTGGATGCGATCTTTCAGAATCATTAAGTAGCCATCAA
This genomic window from Mariniflexile sp. TRM1-10 contains:
- the frr gene encoding ribosome recycling factor, with translation MNEDIQFILDTAKEAMDSAIKHLEKQFVNIRAGKASPAMLGSVMVNYYGAQTPLTQVANVNTPDGRTITVQPWEKKMLQEIEKGIQIANLGFNPMNNGDTIIINVPPLTEERRRDLAKQAKAEAEDAKIGVRSARKDANNEIKKLDDVSEDLKKNAEVDVQHLTDKYVKKIDDLFETKEKEIMTV
- the pyrH gene encoding UMP kinase, encoding MKYKRILLKLSGEALMGDRQYGIDPERLSEYAQDIKAITDKGVEVAIVIGGGNIFRGVAGASNGMDRVQGDHMGMLATVINGLALQSALEDAGLPTRLQSAVHINQVAEPFIRRKAMRHLEKGRVVIFGGGTGNPYFTTDSAAVLRAIEIEADVILKGTRVDGIYNVDPEKDAKAIKFNFISFDDVLRKGLKVMDTTAFTLSQENQLPIIVFDMNKKGNLLKVVSGEKVGTEVNL
- the tsf gene encoding translation elongation factor Ts; this encodes MESTVKITAAEVNKLRQATGAGMMDCKKALVEAEGNFDKAIEVLRKKGQKVAANRADRESSEGAAIAKVNADNTVGVAIVLGCETDFVGKNENFIALANQLADLAFNYNTKEELLAADFGGMTVADKLIEQTGVIGEKLDINAFEKLEAPYVGSYVHINKIAALVGLTANVKNAETLAKDVAMQVASMGASTLSYKDFDPAFIASELEARIAVIEKDNEELARLGKTLKNVPQYISMAQLTPEVLAKAEEEAKAQLKAEGKPEQIWDKILPGKIERFISDNTTLDQEQCLLDQNFIKDDKINVAKYVASYGDVAISGFKRVALG
- the rpsB gene encoding 30S ribosomal protein S2 translates to MAVEVKELLEAGVHFGHLTRKWDPNMAPYVYMERNGIHIINLYKTAAKIDEAGEALAKIAASGRKILFVATKKQAKDIVAEKAGTINMPYITERWPGGMLTNFITIRKAVKKMASIDRMKKDGTFLTLSKKERLQVDRLRAKLEKNLGSIADMTRLPGALFVVDIKREHIAIKEAQKLNIPIFAMVDTNSDPRQVDYVIPANDDASKSIDKVLSYVTASIAAGLADRKADKDTDQEDDDVVVAPTKKRASKAVVADEEE
- the rpsI gene encoding 30S ribosomal protein S9, encoding MEVIHKIGRRKTAVARVYVAPGKGNITVNKKELNAYFTTSTLQYKVNQPLAMTNNEGNFDITVNVLGGGITGQAEAVRLAISRAMCEVDAENRLTLKPEGLLTRDPRMVERKKFGQKKARKKFQFSKR
- the rplM gene encoding 50S ribosomal protein L13, whose product is MDTLSYKTISANKATVDKQWVLVDAEGQSLGRLASKVAKLLRGKHKPSFTPHVDCGDNVIVINSEKINLTGNKWNDKTYIRHTGYPGGQRSLTATELFGKDPARVVEKSVKGMLPKNKLGADLFRNLNVVVGSEHTHAAQKPKTINLNEFK
- a CDS encoding bleomycin resistance protein; its protein translation is MLTDIHPKLPMRNKAVTKDYYVNKLGFEVFGNKDFDGYLMILKDRIQIHFFEYKELNPKVNYGQIYIRTNAIDTLYKSFLEKKITIHPAGHLQVKPWGQKEFSILDPDNNLITFGQAI